In one window of Candidatus Methylomirabilota bacterium DNA:
- a CDS encoding 3-oxoacid CoA-transferase, which yields MNKIVESPQQAVADIADGATVAIAGFSVGHRFATSLICALRDQGTKDLTVVCNSLGDAGATRGQILAENNQVRKLIAAFSVRPGTPTASEQQIAAGKLEVELVPQGILVERCRAGGAGIPAFYSPTGVDTALAGGREIRHFDGKPHVLEYAIRVDYALLRGYRADRLGNVQFRGGSQNFNPSFAKAARVAIVEVDEIVEPGQIPPELVDLPGIFVSRVVKTTHVVDGKTWRRPVRRPADQPRLYGGKPALTREGIARTAARLVRDGTYVNLGVGIPTMVSNYLHGREVILHAENGVLGYGRMVTDEREIDPDVYNAAGQFVALTPGASFFDSVTSFEMARAGRIDTVILGAYEVDQQGDVANWSTADARRGGIGGAMDLLSGRCELIIVMEHVDSKGRPKLRRECSYPVTGKACVSYVVTDLALLRRERNRFVLDEVAPGFTPQEVVALTEMEIAVAPNVGTML from the coding sequence ATGAACAAGATCGTCGAGTCGCCCCAACAGGCCGTCGCCGACATCGCCGACGGCGCGACGGTGGCCATCGCCGGCTTCAGTGTCGGGCACCGCTTCGCTACGAGCCTGATCTGCGCCCTGCGGGACCAGGGCACGAAGGACCTCACCGTCGTCTGCAACTCCCTGGGTGACGCCGGGGCGACCCGCGGTCAGATCCTCGCGGAGAACAACCAGGTGAGGAAGCTCATTGCGGCGTTCTCGGTGCGGCCCGGCACGCCCACGGCGAGCGAGCAGCAGATCGCGGCCGGGAAGCTGGAGGTCGAGCTGGTTCCCCAGGGGATCCTGGTGGAGCGCTGCCGCGCGGGCGGCGCCGGGATACCGGCCTTCTACTCGCCGACCGGCGTCGACACCGCGCTGGCGGGGGGGCGGGAGATCCGACACTTCGACGGCAAGCCGCACGTTCTCGAGTACGCCATCCGCGTGGATTACGCGCTGCTGCGGGGGTATCGGGCCGACCGTCTCGGCAACGTCCAGTTCCGCGGCGGCAGCCAGAACTTCAATCCCAGCTTCGCCAAGGCCGCGCGGGTCGCCATCGTGGAGGTGGATGAGATCGTGGAGCCCGGCCAGATTCCTCCCGAGCTCGTCGATCTCCCCGGCATCTTCGTGTCACGCGTCGTCAAGACGACGCACGTCGTCGACGGCAAGACCTGGCGCCGGCCCGTCCGCCGGCCCGCGGATCAGCCGCGCCTGTACGGCGGCAAACCGGCGCTGACACGCGAGGGGATCGCCAGGACCGCGGCCCGGCTCGTCCGGGACGGCACCTACGTCAATCTCGGCGTCGGCATCCCCACCATGGTGTCGAACTATCTCCACGGCCGCGAGGTGATTCTCCACGCCGAGAACGGCGTCCTCGGCTATGGCCGCATGGTCACCGACGAGCGCGAGATCGACCCGGATGTCTACAATGCCGCCGGCCAGTTCGTGGCCCTGACCCCCGGCGCGTCGTTCTTCGACAGCGTCACGTCCTTCGAGATGGCGCGCGCCGGCCGGATCGACACGGTCATCCTGGGCGCCTACGAGGTAGATCAGCAGGGCGACGTGGCGAACTGGAGCACGGCGGATGCCAGGCGTGGGGGCATCGGCGGCGCCATGGATCTGTTGTCCGGACGCTGCGAGCTCATCATCGTGATGGAGCACGTGGACAGCAAGGGCCGGCCCAAGCTGCGGCGGGAGTGCAGCTATCCGGTGACCGGCAAAGCCTGTGTCAGCTACGTGGTGACCGACCTGGCGCTGCTGCGCCGGGAGCGGAACCGCTTCGTCCTGGATGAAGTGGCGCCGGGGTTCACTCCCCAAGAGGTCGTGGCGCTGACGGAGATGGAGATCGCGGTCGCGCCGAACGTCGGTACGATGCTATGA
- a CDS encoding zinc-binding dehydrogenase, which translates to MKGVVFLGDRKLELREFPDPTPGPRDVILEIKASGMCGSDLHNYRAPAQPAGAVTGGIRRVAGVIAGHEPCGVVAAVGAGVTEKEARAGQRVMNHHYEGCGSCKHCRAGWTQMCLAGAVVYGSGGHGAHARYMRVPVSTLVPLPEALSFVTGAAIACGTGTAWGALKRLNVQGGETIAIFGQGPVGLSATQLAIVMGARVIAVDTAPERRELARQLGAHEILDPKATDVVKAIRDLTHGEGAHKTLDASSAPEARAAAVRAVRSWGTACFVGERGQVTLDVSPDLLRRQVTLVGSWTFSRQGQADCAEFVADRNVDVEKLFTHRWKLEQAEEAYKVFDTQTTGKAVILPS; encoded by the coding sequence ATGAAGGGCGTCGTGTTTCTCGGGGATCGCAAGCTCGAGCTCAGGGAATTCCCCGATCCGACACCAGGCCCGCGCGACGTGATCCTCGAGATCAAGGCGTCGGGCATGTGCGGCAGCGACCTCCACAACTATCGCGCCCCGGCCCAGCCGGCCGGGGCGGTGACCGGCGGCATCAGGCGAGTGGCCGGCGTGATCGCGGGCCACGAACCCTGCGGGGTCGTCGCCGCGGTGGGGGCCGGCGTCACCGAGAAGGAAGCCCGTGCCGGCCAGCGCGTGATGAACCACCACTATGAAGGCTGCGGCAGCTGCAAGCACTGCCGGGCGGGCTGGACGCAGATGTGCCTCGCGGGAGCGGTGGTCTACGGCTCGGGTGGGCACGGCGCGCACGCCCGATACATGAGGGTGCCGGTGTCGACGCTGGTGCCGCTGCCGGAAGCGCTCTCCTTCGTGACGGGCGCGGCGATCGCCTGTGGAACGGGGACGGCCTGGGGCGCCCTGAAGCGGCTCAACGTGCAGGGCGGTGAGACGATCGCCATCTTCGGCCAGGGGCCGGTAGGCTTGTCGGCGACGCAGCTGGCCATCGTGATGGGCGCGCGCGTCATCGCCGTCGACACCGCGCCCGAGCGGCGCGAGCTCGCCCGCCAGCTGGGCGCGCACGAGATCCTCGACCCGAAGGCGACCGACGTGGTGAAAGCCATCCGCGACCTCACGCACGGCGAGGGCGCGCACAAGACCCTGGACGCCTCCTCGGCGCCGGAGGCTCGCGCCGCCGCGGTGCGCGCGGTGCGGTCGTGGGGGACGGCGTGCTTCGTCGGCGAGCGCGGCCAGGTGACGCTGGACGTCAGTCCGGACCTGCTGCGCCGGCAGGTGACGCTGGTGGGCTCCTGGACCTTCTCCAGGCAAGGCCAGGCCGACTGCGCCGAGTTCGTCGCCGACCGGAATGTGGACGTGGAAAAGCTCTTCACTCACCGCTGGAAGCTCGAGCAGGCCGAGGAAGCCTACAAGGTCTTCGATACCCAGACTACCGGCAAGGCGGTCATCCTGCCGTCCTGA
- a CDS encoding AMP-binding protein, with amino-acid sequence MTVQTLQSVSRSLGARGDRLAMLIFTRQGLERWSFSALDEHVRRLSAGLARAGATGEPIGLFAPSSPEWVVAALAVLDAAAVLVPIDAHARGDELAHLVRDSGIRRIFTAQEHLHELEAAGLRARLDIFLLDTDERDERSWRRLLAGDGDAGTAARRDDRAAIFYTAGTTGVPKGVPLTHRNCASNLAAMLQENLAGPDDRVLVPLPFHHVYPFMIGVMLVLATGAVLVTPAGLTGPQIVRALHEGEVTAIVGVPRLYEALVSGLEARVKGRGRVATALYRGALRLSNLARRVTGLHLGRSLLRGVRGALAPHVRVVASGGAALDPRVASTLEALGWDVATGYGLTETSPILTLNVPGRSRLHTAGRPLAGVELKLDDPDGDGVGEVLARGPGVFAGYLNLPDRTAEAFTDGWFRTGDRGRFDGAGYLELVGRVSEILVLAGGKNVPPEDLERQYAAEPAIREIGLLLRAGRLAAVVVPEPSEVRRRGGPVEPPVRDALGAVSRRLPTWQRVGEYAITHEALPRTRLGKLRRHLLADIYERARRGEQTEPGARRPARVDELGADDRALLAQPAARAVWDWLTAQYRHERVTPDTSLHLDLGVDSLEWLNVTVAVRERAGVNLTEAQIATVETVRDLLWAAVEAAGTGAVGPVADPLEHPEEVLDADELRWLEPVSGPVRALASALDAIIRAVVRGAFAVRAEGGERLPARGQVVLVPNHRSYLDPFVLAAVLPRSWLTRTFWAGWAPLLFRNRLMRFFSRLARVVPVDPERGARSLAMGAGILRRQHNLVWFPEGGRSPTAKLQPFQPGIGMLLEHFGVPVVPVFIDGTERALPPGRALPRRARVSVVFGAPLDPRELATRGRGDDAAHRISDALRDAVAALDPQMPRARAGASPDRPSQR; translated from the coding sequence GTGACGGTGCAGACGCTGCAGTCCGTGTCGCGGTCGCTCGGCGCGCGCGGCGACCGGCTCGCCATGCTGATCTTCACGCGGCAGGGCCTCGAGCGGTGGTCGTTCTCGGCCCTCGACGAACACGTCCGCCGCCTCTCGGCGGGCCTCGCCCGGGCCGGCGCGACGGGAGAGCCGATCGGGCTGTTCGCCCCCAGCAGCCCGGAGTGGGTGGTCGCCGCCCTCGCCGTGCTGGACGCCGCCGCCGTGCTGGTGCCCATCGACGCCCACGCCCGCGGCGACGAACTGGCCCACCTGGTCCGCGACAGCGGGATCCGGCGCATCTTCACCGCGCAGGAACATCTGCACGAGCTGGAGGCCGCCGGGCTGCGCGCGCGCCTGGACATCTTCTTGCTCGACACCGACGAGCGGGACGAGCGGAGTTGGCGTCGGCTGCTCGCCGGAGACGGGGACGCGGGGACGGCGGCGCGGCGGGACGATCGGGCAGCGATCTTCTACACGGCGGGGACGACGGGCGTGCCGAAAGGGGTGCCCCTCACCCACCGCAACTGCGCCAGCAACCTGGCCGCCATGCTGCAGGAGAACCTGGCCGGACCGGACGATCGCGTGCTCGTGCCCCTGCCCTTCCACCACGTCTACCCGTTCATGATCGGCGTCATGCTCGTGCTGGCGACCGGCGCGGTGCTCGTCACGCCCGCGGGTCTCACGGGCCCGCAGATCGTCCGGGCGCTGCACGAGGGAGAGGTGACGGCGATCGTGGGCGTCCCTCGCCTCTACGAGGCGCTGGTGTCCGGCCTGGAGGCTCGAGTCAAAGGGCGCGGGCGGGTGGCCACGGCGCTCTACCGTGGCGCGCTGCGGCTCTCCAACCTGGCGCGACGCGTGACGGGGCTGCATCTCGGCCGCAGCCTGCTGCGCGGCGTGCGGGGGGCGCTCGCGCCGCACGTGCGCGTGGTGGCGTCCGGTGGCGCCGCCCTCGACCCCAGGGTGGCGAGCACGCTGGAGGCCCTGGGCTGGGACGTCGCCACCGGCTACGGCCTCACGGAGACCTCGCCGATCCTGACACTGAATGTCCCGGGCCGAAGCCGCCTGCACACCGCGGGCCGTCCGCTCGCCGGCGTGGAGCTGAAACTGGACGACCCCGACGGCGACGGCGTGGGCGAGGTGCTGGCGCGGGGCCCAGGCGTCTTCGCCGGCTACCTCAACCTGCCGGACAGGACCGCCGAGGCGTTCACCGACGGCTGGTTCCGTACCGGAGACCGCGGCCGCTTCGACGGCGCGGGCTACCTCGAGCTCGTGGGGCGCGTCTCGGAGATCCTGGTCCTGGCGGGCGGCAAGAACGTTCCGCCCGAGGACCTGGAGCGGCAGTACGCCGCCGAGCCGGCCATCCGCGAGATCGGCCTGCTGCTGCGCGCCGGCCGGCTGGCCGCCGTGGTGGTTCCCGAACCCTCCGAGGTGCGACGCCGTGGCGGCCCCGTCGAGCCGCCGGTGCGCGACGCCCTGGGCGCGGTGTCGCGGCGTCTGCCCACCTGGCAGCGCGTCGGCGAGTACGCGATCACGCACGAGGCGCTGCCGCGCACGCGCCTGGGGAAGTTGCGGCGCCACCTGCTGGCTGACATCTACGAGCGCGCCCGGCGCGGCGAGCAGACGGAGCCCGGCGCGCGTCGGCCGGCCCGTGTGGACGAGCTAGGAGCCGACGACCGCGCGCTGCTGGCGCAGCCCGCGGCCAGGGCCGTGTGGGACTGGCTCACCGCCCAGTACCGGCACGAGCGGGTCACGCCGGACACGAGCCTGCATCTCGACCTCGGCGTCGACTCGCTGGAGTGGCTCAACGTCACCGTCGCCGTGCGGGAGCGCGCGGGCGTTAACCTCACCGAGGCCCAGATCGCGACCGTCGAGACGGTGCGCGATCTGCTGTGGGCGGCCGTCGAGGCGGCGGGCACGGGCGCCGTCGGGCCAGTCGCGGATCCTCTGGAGCATCCCGAGGAGGTGCTGGACGCCGACGAGCTGCGATGGCTCGAGCCGGTTAGCGGGCCCGTCCGCGCGCTCGCTAGCGCTCTCGACGCGATCATCCGCGCCGTCGTGCGAGGTGCTTTCGCCGTGCGCGCCGAGGGCGGCGAGCGTCTGCCCGCCCGGGGCCAGGTCGTGCTGGTGCCGAACCACCGCAGCTACCTCGATCCATTCGTGCTGGCCGCGGTGCTCCCGCGGTCCTGGCTGACAAGGACGTTCTGGGCCGGCTGGGCGCCGCTGCTGTTCCGTAACCGCCTCATGCGGTTCTTCAGCCGCCTGGCGCGCGTGGTGCCGGTGGACCCCGAGCGCGGGGCGCGCTCCCTGGCCATGGGAGCCGGCATCCTGCGCCGCCAGCACAATCTCGTCTGGTTCCCCGAGGGTGGCCGCTCGCCGACGGCCAAGCTTCAGCCGTTTCAGCCCGGCATCGGCATGCTCCTCGAGCACTTTGGGGTCCCGGTTGTGCCGGTCTTCATCGACGGTACGGAGCGCGCCCTGCCCCCCGGACGCGCCCTGCCGCGGCGCGCGCGCGTCAGCGTCGTGTTCGGCGCGCCGCTGGACCCGCGAGAGCTCGCCACCCGGGGCCGCGGCGACGACGCCGCGCACCGGATCAGCGACGCGCTGCGCGACGCGGTGGCGGCACTGGACCCGCAGATGCCGCGCGCTCGAGCCGGCGCGTCGCCTGACCGCCCGTCTCAACGGTAA
- a CDS encoding porin family protein gives MALIAALGRPGLAAAADTDAVRGYLGIRIGGALLLDDDLNPHIEGSMLQQLVGVGLGVNLGRHLSLELAGDGYELNLKLHGLPRGNTVAEYAIYTVVPQLRLRYPLRQGRLTPYALAGVGVSFTEINDQKEPVFDFDIDIDGNTWDVVGALGAGVEYFVASNIALGMEAKYLISRGHEIRLEGRTSDVKLDSLLFSFGLRIFFP, from the coding sequence GTGGCGCTCATCGCCGCGCTGGGGCGGCCGGGGCTGGCTGCCGCCGCCGACACCGACGCCGTCCGCGGCTATCTCGGCATTCGCATCGGCGGCGCGCTGCTCCTGGACGATGATCTCAACCCGCACATCGAAGGCAGCATGCTCCAGCAGCTCGTCGGCGTGGGGCTCGGCGTCAATCTGGGCCGGCACCTGAGCCTGGAGCTGGCCGGGGACGGGTACGAGCTCAACCTCAAGCTCCACGGGCTGCCGCGGGGTAACACCGTGGCCGAGTATGCGATCTACACCGTGGTGCCGCAGCTACGCCTGCGGTACCCCCTGCGCCAGGGACGCCTCACCCCGTACGCCCTGGCCGGGGTGGGCGTCAGCTTCACCGAGATCAACGACCAGAAAGAGCCGGTGTTCGACTTCGACATCGACATCGACGGCAATACCTGGGACGTGGTGGGAGCGCTCGGCGCCGGTGTGGAGTATTTCGTGGCCTCCAACATCGCCCTCGGGATGGAGGCCAAGTACCTGATCTCGCGGGGCCACGAGATCCGGCTGGAGGGCCGCACGAGCGACGTCAAGCTCGATTCGTTGCTCTTCTCGTTCGGCCTTCGCATCTTCTTCCCGTAA
- a CDS encoding CoA transferase, with protein sequence MTSHALRTILAVAGWDDERARAVEIAGGTDPILPTPFRIGETAAAALAAVGLAVSDVWALRTGRSQEVAVDTRQATASLRSGHYLQMNGADVSTERNVVMGVYPARNGRFSYLHCNFPNHRAAALRVLGVAEDREAVRRAVARWDALELEEAIIVANGAGGMVRTGDEWARHPQAAAIASLPLMEIVKIGDSPPEKLPDGDRPLSGIRVLDLTRVLAGPTCARTLAEHGADVLKITAAHLPNIGYQEYDTGHGKLSAHLDLRERSDVKILRGLVRETDVFSQGYRPGTLGNRGFSPEELARLRPGLVFVSLSAFGHAGPWASRRGFDTVVQTVSGISSRQGELFPGPEPGPQFYPVSAIDYLTGYLMAFGALVALARRAREGGSWLVRISLAQVGRWLVGRGEVPAAELKDVPKEFTPLELERWSMTSETPVGRLRHLRPVLRLSETPPYWARPTVPLGYHPPAWPKRAA encoded by the coding sequence ATGACCAGTCACGCGCTGCGTACGATCCTGGCGGTCGCCGGCTGGGACGACGAGCGCGCCCGCGCGGTCGAGATCGCCGGCGGCACCGATCCGATCTTGCCCACGCCGTTCCGCATCGGCGAGACCGCCGCGGCTGCCCTGGCGGCGGTCGGCCTCGCCGTCTCGGACGTGTGGGCCCTGCGGACCGGACGCTCCCAGGAGGTGGCCGTCGACACCCGGCAGGCGACCGCCTCGCTCCGTAGCGGGCACTATCTGCAGATGAACGGAGCGGACGTGTCGACCGAGCGCAACGTCGTGATGGGTGTCTATCCAGCCCGGAATGGACGCTTCAGCTACCTCCACTGCAACTTCCCGAACCACCGGGCCGCCGCCCTCCGCGTGCTCGGCGTGGCGGAAGACCGCGAGGCGGTTCGGCGAGCCGTGGCCAGGTGGGACGCCCTCGAGCTCGAGGAGGCTATCATCGTCGCAAACGGGGCGGGCGGCATGGTGCGCACCGGGGACGAGTGGGCCCGGCACCCGCAGGCCGCCGCGATCGCGTCGCTGCCGCTGATGGAGATCGTCAAGATCGGCGACAGCCCGCCGGAGAAGCTCCCCGACGGCGACCGGCCGCTGTCGGGCATCCGGGTGCTCGACCTCACGCGAGTGCTGGCCGGGCCCACCTGCGCTCGCACGCTCGCCGAGCACGGCGCCGACGTGTTGAAGATCACCGCGGCGCACCTGCCGAACATCGGCTACCAGGAGTACGACACCGGTCACGGCAAGCTCTCGGCCCATCTCGATCTCCGAGAGCGGAGCGATGTGAAGATCCTGAGGGGGCTGGTGCGCGAGACGGACGTGTTCTCCCAGGGCTACCGGCCGGGCACCCTGGGCAATCGCGGCTTCTCACCCGAGGAGTTGGCCCGCTTGCGCCCGGGCCTCGTGTTCGTGTCGCTGTCGGCCTTCGGCCATGCCGGCCCGTGGGCGTCGCGCCGCGGCTTCGACACGGTCGTGCAGACGGTCAGCGGCATCAGCAGCCGCCAGGGCGAGCTGTTCCCCGGCCCGGAGCCAGGCCCGCAATTCTATCCGGTCTCGGCGATCGATTATCTGACCGGCTATCTGATGGCCTTCGGCGCGCTGGTCGCCCTGGCGCGTCGCGCGCGCGAGGGCGGCAGCTGGCTCGTGCGGATCTCGCTCGCGCAGGTCGGCCGGTGGCTCGTCGGTCGCGGCGAGGTGCCCGCGGCCGAGCTGAAGGACGTGCCGAAGGAGTTCACGCCGCTGGAGCTCGAGCGCTGGTCGATGACGAGCGAGACCCCGGTCGGTCGGCTGCGCCATCTGCGGCCGGTGCTGCGCCTCTCCGAAACGCCCCCGTACTGGGCCCGGCCCACGGTGCCGCTCGGCTACCACCCGCCGGCATGGCCGAAACGAGCCGCGTAA
- a CDS encoding YihY/virulence factor BrkB family protein → MSIWKLGGLSVLELGKRVWREANQDEIFDRAAGLSYYFVFALFPALMFLTALLGMLPIPDLMNRLMAYVEQAMPPDAASMVQKTLGEIVGGARGSLLSIGALAALWAASGGVVAMMTALSIAYDVQDNRPWWKRRVIAIALTFGLAIVMLSAAVLLVFGGTIGRFLGDTVGLGNLAVTVWNVVQWPLAVGFVVFGVALLYYAAPAVEHRKWYWVTPGSLVATIAWIAMSLGLRQYVSHFGNYTATYGSIAGVILLLLWLYLTGVVLLLGGEVNAEIEHAAAERGAATAKAKGEQAPGVASKPAP, encoded by the coding sequence ATGTCCATCTGGAAGCTCGGCGGCCTGAGTGTGCTCGAGCTCGGCAAGCGCGTGTGGCGGGAAGCGAACCAGGACGAGATCTTCGACCGCGCGGCGGGCCTGTCGTACTACTTCGTGTTCGCGCTGTTCCCGGCGTTGATGTTCCTCACCGCCCTGCTCGGCATGCTGCCCATACCGGATCTGATGAACCGGCTCATGGCCTACGTCGAGCAGGCGATGCCCCCCGACGCGGCGTCGATGGTCCAGAAGACGCTGGGAGAGATCGTGGGGGGTGCGCGGGGCAGCCTGCTCTCGATCGGTGCGCTCGCCGCGCTGTGGGCGGCCTCGGGCGGCGTGGTGGCGATGATGACCGCGCTCAGCATCGCTTATGACGTGCAGGACAACCGGCCCTGGTGGAAACGCCGGGTGATTGCCATCGCCCTGACCTTCGGGCTGGCCATCGTGATGCTCTCGGCGGCGGTGCTGCTGGTATTCGGCGGCACCATTGGCCGATTCCTGGGCGACACGGTCGGCCTCGGTAATCTCGCCGTCACCGTCTGGAACGTCGTCCAGTGGCCGCTCGCCGTGGGGTTCGTCGTGTTCGGTGTCGCCCTCCTGTACTACGCGGCGCCGGCAGTGGAACACCGGAAGTGGTACTGGGTGACGCCCGGCTCCCTGGTCGCGACGATCGCCTGGATCGCCATGTCGCTCGGCCTGCGGCAGTACGTCTCCCACTTCGGCAATTACACGGCGACGTACGGCTCCATTGCCGGCGTGATCCTCCTGCTCCTGTGGTTGTACCTCACGGGCGTCGTGCTCCTGCTGGGCGGCGAGGTGAACGCCGAGATCGAGCACGCGGCGGCCGAGCGCGGGGCCGCCACGGCCAAGGCCAAGGGCGAGCAAGCGCCCGGCGTCGCCAGCAAGCCGGCCCCGTAG
- a CDS encoding pyridoxamine 5'-phosphate oxidase family protein, producing the protein MLSPVHPQVRAFLRHSMVALVATRSANARPFITPLWFVVDGGTLFIATGMESWTSRNIAGHPELVLLFSGEGSGRTDRVLRLRGTATVRRGLPPWRILLRIGAKYYTSPRALRAELANIRKWRFRTRYYGQAKGGPGHLRIVSTTAEFLSRPDRVG; encoded by the coding sequence GTGCTCTCGCCCGTCCATCCCCAGGTGCGGGCCTTCCTCCGCCACTCGATGGTCGCGCTGGTGGCGACGCGCTCGGCGAACGCGCGTCCGTTCATCACCCCGCTCTGGTTCGTGGTCGACGGTGGGACGTTGTTCATCGCGACCGGAATGGAGAGCTGGACGAGTCGGAACATCGCCGGACATCCCGAGCTGGTGCTGCTGTTCAGCGGCGAAGGCTCAGGCCGGACGGATCGGGTCCTCCGTCTGCGAGGCACCGCCACCGTCCGGCGAGGACTGCCGCCCTGGCGGATCCTGCTCCGCATCGGCGCGAAGTACTACACCTCGCCCCGGGCGTTGCGAGCGGAGCTGGCGAACATCCGCAAGTGGCGGTTCCGCACACGCTACTACGGGCAGGCCAAGGGCGGTCCCGGGCACCTCCGAATCGTTTCCACGACCGCCGAGTTCCTGTCGCGGCCGGACCGCGTCGGATGA
- a CDS encoding SGNH/GDSL hydrolase family protein has protein sequence MTDTTRWVGTWTAAPAPAEGAAFSNHTLRMIPRVSLGGSRLRVRISNAHGARPLAIGAASIGLRSTGPALVPGSYRQLTFAGATSATVAAGALIVSDPVDLVVAPLSDLAVSVHLPDDLPVSFGITGRYARQTNYISPPGNFTADERMPVGRLTDDWYFVCGVDVIAPRETGAVVALGDSLTDANISTHDGHHSWPSQLARRLLARPGGRPMAVMNQGLGGNRVLHDIRGDSGLRRFDRDVLAQPGVTHTIIMLGTNDLRNRHGKLEEEVTAPQVIAGLKQLALRGHARGVRVIGGTLTPFENETFLPGAWNPKREAIRQEVNEWLRKTDAFDAIADFDRALRDPDHPTRMLPIYDCGDHLHPSDLGYRAMGDAIDLSDFD, from the coding sequence ATGACGGACACCACGCGCTGGGTCGGGACCTGGACGGCGGCACCCGCGCCCGCGGAAGGCGCGGCCTTCAGCAACCATACCCTGCGGATGATTCCGCGGGTCAGTCTCGGGGGCAGCCGGCTACGCGTGCGCATCTCGAACGCGCACGGCGCCAGGCCGCTGGCGATCGGCGCGGCGTCGATTGGCCTGCGCAGCACCGGTCCGGCGCTTGTGCCGGGCTCGTACCGGCAGCTCACGTTCGCCGGCGCCACCAGCGCCACGGTCGCGGCGGGCGCGCTCATCGTCAGCGATCCGGTCGATCTCGTGGTCGCGCCGCTGTCGGACCTGGCCGTCAGCGTGCATCTGCCCGACGACCTGCCGGTGAGCTTCGGCATCACGGGGCGCTACGCGCGGCAAACCAACTACATCTCGCCGCCGGGGAATTTCACCGCCGACGAGCGCATGCCGGTCGGCCGCCTCACCGACGACTGGTATTTCGTCTGCGGGGTCGACGTCATCGCCCCGCGAGAGACGGGCGCCGTCGTCGCCCTCGGCGACTCCTTGACGGACGCCAACATCTCGACCCACGACGGCCATCACAGCTGGCCCTCCCAGCTCGCGCGCCGCCTCCTGGCCCGGCCGGGCGGGCGGCCGATGGCGGTGATGAACCAGGGGCTCGGCGGGAACCGGGTCCTGCACGACATCCGGGGCGATAGCGGTCTGCGCCGCTTCGACCGCGACGTGCTGGCCCAGCCCGGCGTCACCCACACCATCATCATGCTGGGCACCAACGATCTGCGGAACCGTCACGGCAAACTCGAAGAAGAAGTCACCGCGCCCCAGGTGATCGCCGGGCTGAAGCAGCTCGCCCTGCGCGGCCACGCGCGCGGCGTCAGGGTCATCGGCGGCACCCTGACGCCATTCGAGAACGAAACCTTCCTGCCCGGCGCCTGGAATCCGAAGCGCGAGGCGATCCGCCAGGAAGTCAACGAGTGGCTGCGCAAGACCGACGCCTTCGACGCCATCGCCGATTTCGACCGGGCCTTGCGGGATCCCGACCATCCGACCCGGATGCTGCCGATCTACGATTGTGGCGACCACCTCCACCCGAGCGACCTGGGCTACCGCGCCATGGGGGATGCGATCGATCTGTCGGATTTTGATTGA